A single genomic interval of Halalkalibaculum roseum harbors:
- a CDS encoding glycosyltransferase family 4 protein — protein MKVLHVFNEINYSGAELMYSKAAPIFKEHGIETYAVSTGTNIGNFTAEFSNKGINCYHRPFPQSKLNIFDWLRYYKDFFFFIKDKNFDVLHIHRNDVYSLAFIANIAGIPTIKTVHGYFKNRKITYPLAVIKRFAGRKLFNITFQTIGDSVYKNELDYYKNPSVKVNNWIDNEKFYPPYDGKEGFAIRDDLGIDKDDFILISVGSCTKNKNHHDILKAMSILPKEIDVKYLHLGNGDTEKEEKKLSKDLKIDEQVYFLGNRKNVRDYLVASDLFIMTSRVEGLGNAALEAMACGLPTILYNVPGLRDLIKENDNGFLIEENFRTLAEKILKYFNNPDLKTLKGNSAHEFVNKHFSMKNNAIKIIELYAKV, from the coding sequence ATGAAAGTTCTGCACGTATTTAATGAAATAAACTACTCAGGTGCTGAATTAATGTATTCAAAAGCGGCACCTATTTTTAAAGAACATGGAATTGAAACTTATGCTGTCAGCACCGGGACAAATATTGGTAATTTTACTGCTGAGTTTTCTAATAAAGGAATAAACTGTTATCACCGGCCTTTTCCACAAAGTAAATTAAATATTTTCGACTGGCTGAGATATTATAAAGATTTTTTCTTCTTCATAAAGGATAAAAATTTTGATGTTCTACATATCCACAGAAATGATGTTTATTCATTGGCTTTCATTGCAAATATTGCAGGCATACCTACTATCAAAACAGTACATGGTTATTTTAAAAATAGAAAAATTACCTATCCACTTGCCGTAATTAAACGTTTCGCAGGTAGAAAATTATTTAATATAACCTTTCAAACAATCGGAGATAGTGTCTATAAGAATGAATTGGATTACTATAAAAATCCTTCAGTTAAAGTTAATAATTGGATTGACAATGAAAAATTTTATCCGCCATATGATGGTAAAGAAGGATTTGCTATAAGAGATGACTTGGGTATCGATAAAGATGATTTTATACTTATTTCTGTTGGAAGTTGTACTAAAAATAAAAATCATCATGACATTCTAAAGGCCATGTCTATTCTTCCCAAAGAAATTGATGTGAAGTATCTGCATTTAGGTAATGGAGATACTGAAAAAGAAGAAAAAAAATTATCAAAAGACCTAAAAATCGACGAACAAGTATATTTTTTAGGCAACAGAAAAAATGTTAGGGATTATTTAGTAGCTTCTGATCTTTTTATAATGACTTCTAGAGTTGAAGGTTTGGGAAATGCTGCTTTAGAAGCTATGGCCTGTGGACTACCAACAATATTATATAATGTGCCAGGGTTAAGAGATCTGATTAAAGAAAATGATAATGGATTCTTGATAGAAGAAAATTTCAGAACACTTGCAGAAAAAATCCTTAAGTATTTCAATAATCCAGACTTGAAAACATTAAAAGGAAATTCCGCCCATGAATTTGTGAATAAACATTTTTCAATGAAGAACAATGCTATAAAGATTATCGAACTGTATGCAAAAGTTTAA
- a CDS encoding glycosyltransferase family 2 protein: MEITIRKKNRLTVILPVYNRIQYTRKCLEALENQSYKDFRVIVVDDGSTDGTEQMIREFFPDVILLKGDGNLWWTASVNLGIKEAFVRGSDYVMTLNNDTKPAEDFIEQMLKCSTRNPRAVLGALEVNSKTERVSYAGEKINWLTANSELFNVGKKPYNLTGIKAVSHLPGRGLLIPTSVFEEVGLFDENNFPQYAADSDFTHRVKQAGFNVYCNYDAVLYTYPSESGSLKLRNSKSLKKYYEHLFSIKGGGNLKVFWHYAINNCPYKYLVPFLISGFSRRVFGYLIEWIGFKNE; encoded by the coding sequence ATGGAAATCACGATAAGAAAAAAAAATAGGCTAACAGTAATATTGCCAGTCTATAATAGGATTCAATATACAAGAAAGTGTCTTGAAGCTTTAGAAAATCAGTCTTATAAAGATTTTAGAGTAATTGTAGTTGACGATGGCTCCACTGATGGGACAGAACAAATGATTCGTGAATTTTTTCCTGATGTAATTTTATTAAAAGGTGATGGTAATCTTTGGTGGACAGCCTCTGTAAATTTAGGTATAAAGGAAGCGTTTGTTCGAGGTTCAGATTATGTCATGACTTTAAATAATGACACCAAACCAGCCGAAGATTTTATTGAACAAATGTTAAAATGTTCAACTAGAAATCCTCGAGCAGTTTTAGGGGCTTTAGAAGTCAATAGTAAAACTGAAAGGGTCAGTTATGCCGGAGAAAAGATTAATTGGTTAACAGCAAATTCCGAATTATTTAATGTTGGAAAAAAGCCTTATAACCTTACAGGTATCAAAGCAGTATCACATTTACCTGGAAGAGGATTACTAATTCCAACTTCTGTTTTTGAAGAGGTTGGATTATTTGATGAAAACAACTTTCCCCAGTATGCTGCTGATTCAGATTTTACTCACAGGGTTAAGCAGGCTGGTTTTAATGTTTATTGCAATTACGATGCCGTATTGTATACTTACCCGTCTGAAAGCGGTTCATTAAAACTTAGAAATAGTAAAAGCCTGAAAAAATACTATGAGCATTTATTTTCAATAAAAGGAGGTGGGAACCTGAAGGTATTTTGGCATTATGCAATTAATAATTGTCCTTATAAGTATTTGGTTCCTTTTTTGATTTCAGGTTTTTCAAGAAGAGTATTTGGATATTTAATCGAATGGATAGGTTTTAAAAATGAATAA
- a CDS encoding glycosyltransferase family 2 protein — MNKLAIVTPVRDEEDVVEELILSVVQQDLLPNEWVFVDDNSVDSTTNIIKSYSQKFEFIKLVSFPKDTNRTPGTGVIRAFEYGLNHLMQEYDFLLKLDADLKFKPDYFQNIISEFEANEKLGIASGMIFEKNGKPVKKNISDHPYGATKFYRKSCFDQIKPLEKIKTWDLIDNIKANIAGYETKIIASEKVKHLKPMESAAGKTNENFLKGYYSSYLFYLFPFAMLKSIKVMTEKPYIVGGVVYLSGYLYNLVINRERYSNSEVVKYLRKQQKNRLKKLFKLT, encoded by the coding sequence ATGAATAAACTTGCAATAGTAACACCTGTACGGGACGAAGAAGATGTGGTAGAAGAGTTGATTCTTTCTGTGGTGCAACAGGATCTTTTACCTAATGAATGGGTATTCGTGGATGATAACTCTGTTGATAGTACAACTAATATTATAAAGAGTTATTCCCAAAAATTTGAATTTATAAAGTTGGTGTCTTTTCCGAAAGACACCAACCGAACACCTGGTACCGGAGTTATACGGGCGTTCGAATATGGTCTTAACCATTTAATGCAAGAATACGATTTTCTCTTAAAGCTAGATGCCGACCTTAAATTTAAACCAGATTATTTTCAAAATATCATTTCAGAATTTGAGGCAAATGAAAAATTAGGGATTGCTTCCGGTATGATATTTGAGAAAAATGGCAAACCGGTAAAAAAGAACATTTCGGATCATCCTTATGGTGCTACAAAGTTTTATAGAAAATCATGTTTTGATCAAATTAAACCATTGGAGAAGATAAAAACTTGGGATTTAATCGATAATATAAAAGCGAATATAGCCGGATATGAAACCAAAATAATCGCATCAGAAAAAGTTAAACACCTCAAACCTATGGAAAGTGCAGCAGGTAAAACAAATGAAAATTTTTTAAAAGGTTATTACAGCTCTTATTTGTTCTACCTATTTCCATTTGCTATGCTTAAATCAATCAAGGTAATGACTGAAAAACCATATATCGTCGGTGGTGTCGTTTATCTTAGCGGATATTTATACAATTTAGTAATCAATAGAGAGCGATATTCAAATTCTGAAGTAGTTAAATATCTTCGAAAACAACAAAAAAATAGATTAAAAAAATTATTCAAATTAACATGA
- a CDS encoding glycosyltransferase family 2 protein, translating into MKFSLVIITWNQIEKLKKCLISLEEKVDFTNGELIIIDNNSTDDTLKWVQNYNGINLKLIKNKTNQGVARARNQGVKRSDGNYIIFLDDDTIIHNDIFQDAFNYLEDHPNIGLLGPRLLFENGDVQPSARPFPTLKGILGRGLPQFTPSSFREDYLNKYLNVETPVTVDWVLGACQIIREKVFDEVGLLDTSYFFGYEDIDFCRRLKNSGWEVCYHPGFQLTHCYQRKSAGKLFSKMKFYHLLSILKYFKKFGFKSSDN; encoded by the coding sequence ATGAAATTTTCATTGGTTATCATTACCTGGAACCAAATTGAGAAGTTGAAAAAATGCTTAATATCATTAGAAGAAAAAGTTGATTTTACAAATGGAGAACTGATAATTATAGATAATAATTCAACAGATGATACCCTGAAATGGGTGCAAAATTATAATGGTATAAATTTAAAACTGATAAAAAATAAAACCAATCAAGGAGTGGCCAGGGCCAGAAATCAAGGTGTAAAAAGATCAGATGGTAATTATATTATTTTTCTAGATGATGATACAATTATTCATAATGACATTTTTCAAGATGCTTTTAATTACCTTGAAGATCATCCAAATATCGGGTTGTTGGGACCTAGACTTCTCTTTGAAAATGGAGATGTTCAACCTAGTGCCCGCCCTTTTCCAACTTTGAAGGGAATTCTAGGTAGGGGATTACCACAGTTTACCCCATCAAGTTTTCGAGAAGATTACTTAAATAAATATCTTAATGTTGAAACTCCGGTTACAGTTGATTGGGTGTTAGGTGCTTGTCAAATTATTCGGGAAAAGGTGTTTGATGAGGTGGGACTCCTCGATACATCATACTTTTTTGGTTACGAGGATATCGATTTTTGCCGAAGACTGAAGAATAGTGGGTGGGAAGTATGTTACCATCCGGGTTTCCAACTAACTCATTGTTACCAAAGAAAGAGTGCTGGAAAATTATTTTCCAAAATGAAGTTTTATCACTTACTGAGTATTTTAAAATATTTCAAAAAGTTTGGTTTTAAATCTTCAGATAACTAA
- a CDS encoding nucleotide sugar dehydrogenase — MLQELLKKINNKEYIVGIVGLGYVGLPLMWTFFQKNMPVLGYDIDDNKVNCILEGRPYIKHLGDNMMQALAKSDRVDATTDFSRLSEADALLLCVPTPLNEHREPDMQYVEKTCLTVGQNLRKGQLVILESTTYPGTTEELIIPILEGESGLTAGKDFYVAYSPEREDPGNADFNTAKIPKVVGGHGEDALKLACALYDTAIVQTVPVSDTKTAEAVKLTENIFRSVNIAMVNELKVIYQAMGIDVHEVLDAAGTKPFGFMKFTPGPGLGGHCIPIDPFYLTWKAREVEQPTRFIELAGEINTDMPRYVVRQTMEALNHHKKAMNGSNILLIGLAYKPNVDDDRESPTYKLMELLERQGAEVSYYDSYVPKIKPSREYAHYAGKESVTWDEGTIRAFDAVVIATNHDDINYAELAEWNECIIDTRNAMNGYATKEKQVWKA, encoded by the coding sequence ATGCTTCAAGAGCTGCTAAAAAAAATCAATAACAAAGAATATATTGTCGGTATTGTTGGTTTAGGATATGTAGGCCTTCCTCTCATGTGGACATTCTTTCAAAAAAATATGCCGGTACTGGGATATGATATTGATGACAATAAAGTAAATTGTATCCTGGAAGGGCGCCCCTATATTAAACATCTGGGTGATAACATGATGCAGGCATTGGCTAAAAGTGACCGTGTAGATGCCACTACTGATTTTTCCCGCCTATCCGAAGCAGATGCGCTATTGCTTTGTGTGCCAACGCCCCTCAACGAGCACCGGGAACCGGATATGCAGTATGTAGAGAAAACCTGTTTGACGGTTGGGCAAAACCTTCGCAAGGGACAATTGGTCATCCTGGAATCTACCACCTATCCCGGAACTACGGAGGAGCTTATCATTCCAATCCTGGAGGGAGAGTCAGGGTTGACAGCAGGTAAAGATTTTTATGTAGCTTATAGCCCTGAAAGGGAAGACCCGGGTAATGCCGATTTCAATACGGCCAAGATACCTAAAGTAGTCGGCGGGCACGGGGAAGATGCCTTAAAATTAGCATGTGCGTTATATGATACAGCTATTGTACAGACGGTACCTGTTTCGGATACAAAAACCGCTGAAGCGGTAAAGCTGACGGAGAATATATTTCGCTCGGTTAATATTGCCATGGTGAATGAATTGAAGGTCATCTACCAGGCTATGGGCATTGATGTGCATGAAGTATTGGATGCAGCGGGAACCAAGCCATTTGGCTTTATGAAATTCACCCCCGGACCGGGTCTTGGCGGGCACTGTATTCCTATTGATCCATTCTACCTGACATGGAAAGCCCGGGAAGTGGAACAACCTACCCGCTTTATTGAACTAGCCGGTGAGATCAATACCGATATGCCTAGGTATGTGGTTCGACAGACGATGGAAGCACTGAACCATCACAAGAAAGCAATGAACGGCAGCAATATTTTACTCATTGGGCTTGCCTATAAACCGAATGTTGATGATGATCGTGAGTCGCCTACGTATAAACTTATGGAGCTTCTTGAAAGACAGGGGGCGGAAGTGAGCTATTACGATTCTTATGTTCCCAAGATCAAACCGTCAAGGGAGTACGCCCATTACGCCGGCAAAGAATCGGTCACTTGGGATGAAGGTACAATTAGAGCTTTTGATGCCGTTGTGATTGCGACCAACCATGATGATATCAATTATGCAGAACTCGCCGAATGGAATGAATGTATAATAGACACGCGCAATGCTATGAATGGTTATGCTACCAAAGAAAAGCAGGTCTGGAAAGCTTAG
- a CDS encoding sugar transferase — protein sequence MSTSREAALMDETVSGETFVSVRESITNEFTDQKEANTQFRPAFQTKFESLAAKTYSGKRTIDIIIATFGFLVFAVLYPIIALGIKISSRGPVIYRQKRTGQNGKEFTCYKFRTMHQLSLRRIDGKPVVTQKGDKRIFWFGSLLRKLNLDELPQIINVLEGNMSVVGPRPYPVEECAHWNTTFDDFFYRYAVKPGISGYAQVLGYRGGTLDEEHMRNRLDKDLVYVQKQNMWFDLKIVFLTIKQMLHLETNAH from the coding sequence ATGAGTACAAGCAGAGAAGCTGCGTTGATGGATGAAACTGTTTCGGGAGAGACATTCGTTTCCGTACGAGAAAGTATCACAAATGAATTCACGGACCAAAAAGAGGCTAATACTCAGTTTAGGCCTGCTTTCCAAACTAAATTTGAATCACTTGCGGCAAAAACCTACAGCGGCAAAAGAACCATTGATATAATCATCGCTACATTTGGGTTTCTGGTTTTTGCGGTATTATATCCTATCATTGCTCTGGGCATAAAAATTTCTTCCAGAGGCCCTGTTATATACAGGCAAAAACGAACCGGACAAAACGGAAAGGAATTTACCTGTTACAAGTTTCGAACCATGCACCAGCTTTCCCTACGTCGCATTGACGGAAAACCGGTAGTTACCCAAAAAGGGGATAAGCGCATTTTCTGGTTTGGAAGCTTACTGAGGAAACTGAATTTGGATGAACTTCCCCAGATCATCAATGTACTGGAAGGGAACATGAGCGTTGTTGGGCCAAGGCCTTATCCGGTTGAAGAGTGCGCTCACTGGAATACCACTTTTGACGATTTCTTTTATCGCTACGCCGTGAAGCCCGGAATTTCGGGATATGCACAGGTATTGGGCTACAGGGGGGGTACATTGGATGAGGAACATATGCGAAACAGATTGGATAAAGACCTGGTATATGTGCAGAAGCAAAACATGTGGTTTGATTTAAAAATAGTATTTCTTACGATCAAACAGATGCTGCACCTCGAGACGAATGCACACTGA
- a CDS encoding polysaccharide biosynthesis/export family protein, producing MGFKKQLFTRLTFVFSLLFIIVTVAAGQNVGDIDFENLRSSDLSDQQIERLWERAQSQGYTVSQIEQVALARGMAPSEVSRLVNRLREIRMQRSSDQQQREVPQLRRVTTDSLLLDMVPQDTLRDSTKTRIFGSRLFRSDKVTFTPSLNIPTPENYQLGPGDELVIDIWGAAEQTYRLTVSPEGTITIANLGPIYVNGLSIERARDRIKNELSKIYSGLQSDPNEPTDTQARISLGNIRSIKVTVLGEARFPGTYTLPSLATVFNALYSAGGPDSTGTFREIDVIRGDSVAATLDIYDFLVYGNQEDNIRLRDQDIIKIDPYNSRVEVEGYTKRTGIFELREGETIQDLLTFAGGFADNAYTRSIKIVSNTPTEKRIDDIRYPERKDFVIKNGSKVSVGKVLERFANRVEIQGAVFREGFYELNDTTSLYSLIQRAEGLRGDAFMNRGLIYREQEDYTIEGIPFSVQDVMNDPEQYDIPLQKNDIVQISSIFDLREDYHINVLGAVQQPGEFPYVENMTLEDVILQADGFKESAAPYRIEVSRRINHTDSAYVPTDIAKLFQFRVSKDLSLSNDGKRFIMLPFDRVFVRSSPAYYEQEDVTINGEVLFPGKYTLSQKTTRISDLIERAGGLTQYAYAQGANLTRQIEGDVDQEFINIPDSLKEENTQRNRTKVGIRLGEILDDPGSKYNLILREGDVLEIPKELQTVRIAGEVLYPISVRYEKGRSFKEYIRAAGGASELGRPKDAYVVYANGTVDRANRFLFFRNYPKVQPGATIFVPEKEQRERLSTQERIGILSAIVSMAAIVSNTIFQIRR from the coding sequence ATGGGTTTTAAAAAACAGCTATTTACTCGATTAACATTTGTATTTTCTCTGTTATTCATCATCGTAACCGTTGCTGCGGGACAAAATGTCGGGGATATTGATTTTGAAAATTTACGTTCATCAGATTTGTCCGATCAACAGATAGAGCGGCTGTGGGAACGGGCGCAGTCTCAGGGATATACGGTAAGCCAGATTGAACAGGTTGCACTGGCTCGTGGCATGGCTCCCTCGGAAGTGAGCAGGTTGGTAAACCGGTTGCGGGAAATTCGCATGCAGCGTTCATCCGATCAGCAACAACGAGAAGTTCCACAATTGCGACGCGTGACCACCGATTCCCTGCTGCTTGATATGGTACCACAAGATACGCTTCGTGATAGCACAAAAACCAGGATCTTCGGTTCCAGGCTTTTCCGGAGTGATAAAGTTACCTTTACCCCATCCCTGAATATACCAACACCTGAGAATTACCAGTTGGGTCCCGGGGATGAACTTGTAATCGATATTTGGGGGGCAGCCGAGCAAACCTATCGCCTGACGGTTTCTCCGGAGGGTACCATTACTATAGCTAATCTGGGTCCTATTTACGTAAATGGACTTAGTATAGAACGAGCTCGGGACCGGATCAAAAACGAGTTATCCAAAATCTATTCTGGACTACAATCCGACCCGAATGAACCTACCGACACGCAGGCTCGTATCTCATTGGGCAATATTCGAAGCATTAAAGTAACCGTGTTGGGTGAAGCCCGTTTCCCGGGCACCTATACCTTGCCATCCCTGGCTACGGTCTTCAATGCCCTTTACTCAGCAGGCGGACCGGATTCAACCGGTACTTTTAGGGAAATCGATGTAATAAGGGGGGATTCGGTAGCGGCAACGCTGGATATCTATGATTTCCTTGTGTACGGTAACCAGGAAGACAATATCCGCCTGCGTGACCAGGATATTATTAAAATCGATCCTTACAACTCCCGGGTTGAAGTAGAGGGGTATACCAAACGCACAGGCATATTTGAATTGCGGGAAGGGGAGACCATTCAAGATCTCCTTACTTTTGCGGGAGGCTTTGCGGATAACGCCTATACCCGAAGTATTAAAATTGTAAGCAATACCCCAACGGAAAAGCGTATTGATGATATCAGATATCCGGAACGAAAGGATTTTGTTATTAAAAACGGTAGCAAGGTATCCGTAGGCAAAGTACTGGAACGCTTTGCCAATCGCGTGGAAATTCAGGGTGCAGTATTCCGCGAAGGATTTTATGAACTGAATGATACCACTAGCCTGTATTCATTAATTCAGCGGGCTGAAGGTTTGCGAGGTGATGCCTTTATGAATAGGGGGCTTATCTACCGGGAGCAGGAAGATTATACCATTGAAGGCATTCCCTTCAGTGTGCAGGATGTAATGAATGATCCTGAGCAGTACGATATTCCCTTACAGAAAAATGATATCGTTCAGATATCTTCCATCTTTGACCTTCGTGAAGATTACCATATTAATGTATTGGGTGCTGTTCAGCAGCCGGGTGAGTTTCCTTATGTGGAGAACATGACCCTCGAGGATGTAATCTTGCAGGCCGACGGGTTTAAAGAAAGTGCCGCTCCGTATCGTATCGAAGTATCCCGACGTATTAATCATACTGACTCGGCATATGTACCGACGGATATTGCCAAGCTTTTCCAATTCAGAGTCAGCAAGGATCTGTCACTTTCCAATGATGGAAAACGATTTATCATGCTGCCTTTTGACAGGGTTTTTGTACGCAGTTCCCCGGCATATTACGAGCAGGAAGACGTAACCATAAACGGGGAAGTGCTGTTTCCGGGTAAATATACCTTATCTCAAAAGACGACTCGAATTTCAGATCTCATTGAACGGGCCGGCGGACTGACCCAATATGCCTACGCTCAGGGGGCCAACCTGACCAGACAAATTGAAGGAGACGTGGACCAGGAGTTTATCAATATTCCGGACAGCCTAAAAGAAGAAAATACGCAAAGAAACCGCACAAAAGTAGGAATTCGACTGGGAGAGATCCTGGATGATCCCGGTTCTAAATACAATCTGATTCTTCGGGAGGGCGATGTGCTCGAGATCCCCAAAGAGTTACAGACGGTTCGCATCGCAGGAGAGGTGCTTTATCCCATCAGTGTGCGCTATGAAAAGGGCCGTTCTTTTAAGGAATACATTAGAGCAGCAGGGGGAGCCTCTGAACTCGGACGTCCAAAAGACGCCTATGTGGTCTATGCCAACGGCACAGTTGACCGGGCCAATCGCTTCCTGTTTTTCAGGAACTACCCGAAAGTTCAGCCAGGGGCGACCATCTTCGTTCCAGAGAAGGAGCAACGGGAGAGGTTGAGTACCCAGGAACGCATCGGTATTCTTTCCGCGATCGTTTCAATGGCGGCTATTGTGAGCAATACCATCTTCCAGATCAGGAGATAA
- a CDS encoding GDP-L-fucose synthase family protein, whose product MLTNNTKIYIAGHRGMVGSAIWRKLEKEGCDNLIGKTSSELDLRNQQAVKEFFAEEQPDVVIDAAARVGGILANSEYPWQFLYENLEIQNNLIASAHEFGVEQCVFLGSSCIYPKHSEQPMKEEALLTGPLEPTNQWYAVAKIAGVKMIEALRRQYDHNYVSLMPTNLYGPRDNFDLQTSHVLPAMIRKFHEAKVNGHATVTLWGTGSPMREFLHVDDVAEAVLFVLNREMGQGLYNVGTGKDITIQNLALLIQEIVGHEGEIEWDTSKPDGTPRKLMDVSRMKEEGWTYNIELKEGIRDTYEWFLENLDQIKEVEIEK is encoded by the coding sequence ATGCTAACAAATAATACAAAAATCTACATAGCCGGCCACCGTGGCATGGTGGGTTCGGCCATCTGGCGGAAGCTGGAGAAAGAGGGATGTGATAACCTGATTGGGAAAACCAGTTCTGAACTGGACCTGCGTAACCAGCAGGCGGTGAAGGAGTTTTTTGCTGAGGAACAGCCCGATGTGGTGATTGATGCGGCCGCGCGCGTGGGAGGCATCCTTGCTAACAGTGAGTATCCCTGGCAGTTCTTGTATGAAAACCTGGAGATTCAAAACAATTTGATCGCTTCGGCCCACGAATTCGGTGTGGAGCAGTGTGTGTTCTTAGGCAGCTCCTGCATCTATCCCAAGCATTCTGAGCAGCCGATGAAGGAGGAGGCGCTGCTTACCGGCCCCTTGGAGCCAACTAACCAGTGGTATGCTGTGGCTAAGATCGCAGGGGTTAAGATGATTGAAGCCCTGCGCAGGCAGTACGACCATAACTACGTCTCTTTGATGCCCACCAATCTTTACGGGCCTCGCGACAATTTTGATCTGCAGACTTCGCACGTGCTTCCGGCCATGATCCGCAAGTTTCACGAGGCAAAGGTGAATGGACACGCCACCGTTACCCTCTGGGGCACCGGCTCGCCCATGCGCGAGTTCCTGCATGTAGATGATGTGGCTGAGGCGGTGCTTTTTGTGCTGAACCGCGAAATGGGGCAGGGCCTGTACAATGTGGGCACCGGGAAGGATATTACCATTCAGAACCTCGCGTTGCTCATTCAGGAGATCGTCGGACATGAAGGGGAAATCGAATGGGATACTTCCAAACCCGACGGCACCCCCCGCAAGCTGATGGACGTCAGCCGTATGAAGGAGGAGGGGTGGACCTACAATATTGAGTTGAAAGAGGGAATCAGGGACACCTACGAGTGGTTCCTGGAAAATCTTGACCAGATTAAGGAAGTCGAAATCGAAAAGTAA
- the gmd gene encoding GDP-mannose 4,6-dehydratase gives MSSKNKVALITGVTGQDGSYLSELLLDKGYEVHGIKRRASQFNTDRVDHLYHDPHFKGLPFYLHYGDMTDSTNLIRLIQETQPDEIYNLAAQSHVQVSFESPEYTADVDAMGTLRMLEAIRILGLEKKTRFYQASTSELYGKVVETPQNEDTPFYPRSPYGVAKLYAFWICKNYREAYDMFAVNGILFNHESPRRGETFVTRKITRAAVRIAAGLQEKTFLGNMNAKRDWGHAKDYVKGMWLMLQQDDPEDLVLATGETTSVRDFCEMAFGAAGIELEWEGEGVNERGIVKSVDEDVISQHFNNSTQLRQGSVGQATHSEIQTPKTGDTVIEVDPQYFRPTEVELLLGDPSRAQEKLGWKHEYAINDLVEDMVTSDFKEIQANNE, from the coding sequence ATGAGTTCTAAAAACAAAGTCGCATTAATCACGGGAGTAACCGGTCAGGACGGTTCCTATTTATCCGAGCTGTTGCTAGACAAAGGCTATGAAGTACACGGCATCAAGAGGCGGGCCAGCCAGTTCAATACGGATCGGGTCGACCACCTGTATCACGATCCGCACTTCAAGGGTTTACCCTTTTACCTGCACTATGGAGATATGACCGATTCCACCAACCTGATCCGCCTTATCCAGGAGACGCAGCCCGATGAAATCTACAACCTGGCCGCCCAGAGCCACGTGCAGGTTTCTTTCGAGTCGCCGGAGTACACGGCCGATGTGGACGCCATGGGTACCCTACGCATGCTGGAAGCTATTCGTATCCTGGGACTGGAAAAGAAGACTCGCTTCTACCAGGCCTCGACCTCCGAGCTCTATGGGAAAGTGGTGGAGACCCCACAGAATGAAGATACCCCCTTCTACCCGCGATCACCGTATGGCGTAGCCAAGCTCTATGCCTTCTGGATCTGCAAAAACTATCGCGAAGCCTACGACATGTTTGCGGTAAACGGCATCCTGTTTAACCATGAAAGTCCGAGAAGGGGTGAGACTTTTGTGACACGCAAGATCACCCGGGCGGCGGTACGCATTGCGGCCGGCCTGCAGGAGAAAACCTTCCTGGGTAATATGAACGCCAAGCGTGACTGGGGTCATGCGAAGGACTACGTAAAAGGGATGTGGCTGATGCTGCAACAGGATGATCCCGAAGACCTGGTGCTGGCCACCGGTGAAACCACCAGCGTGCGTGATTTCTGCGAAATGGCTTTTGGGGCCGCGGGTATCGAACTGGAATGGGAAGGCGAGGGTGTGAATGAAAGGGGAATTGTTAAGAGCGTTGACGAGGATGTTATTTCTCAACATTTCAACAATTCAACCCAACTACGCCAAGGCTCCGTTGGGCAGGCAACTCATAGCGAAATTCAAACTCCTAAAACAGGAGACACCGTCATTGAGGTCGACCCCCAGTATTTCCGTCCAACGGAAGTGGAATTGCTCCTCGGCGACCCAAGCCGGGCACAGGAGAAGCTGGGCTGGAAGCATGAGTATGCCATTAATGACTTGGTAGAGGACATGGTGACCTCAGATTTCAAAGAGATCCAAGCCAACAACGAATAG